The sequence below is a genomic window from Burkholderia contaminans.
CCGCCCGCCTGACCGTCCTGATCGACCCCGCAAAAAAGGAAGCCTTCGAGATGCTCTGCGCAGAGCAGGACCTCACGCCTTCGCAAGTCGTGCGGCAACTGATCCGCGAGTATCTCGACCGTCACGGCGTGACGTACAAGACCAAGAGCGCGCTCGGCAAACGCGTGAAATAAGCGTGGCCGTACGGGGCCCGCGCCGGCAGCGGCGCCCTCATGCCGGCTACGCGCCGATTTCCCATCGCGCATGCGGCTGCGCACGCATCAGCAGCCGTTGCGGGTCAACGCCCTCCCCGGCCTTCATCCGCCTCGCCGTGGCAGCCAGCTTGAGCTCGCCGGCCCGTGCGCACGCAAGTGCGCGTTCGAGCAGGATGCGGAGCGACGGCAGCCGGTTGCCGCCCTTCCATGCGAACGCGATGAAGTTGTTGTCGTCGCCGCACGGCACCAGCGTATACGACACACCGAATATCGATCGCAACTGCTCGAGATGCTCGGGCAGCGCCGGATCGTCGTCCATGAAGTTGATGGCCAGCACGCCGTTCTCGCTCAGGCGCGCGTGACATGCGGCGAGGAATGCGGCGCCCGTACAGCGGCCCCGCATGCCGTCGGCGACGAACGCGTCATGCAGGATCACGTCCGTCCTGACATCCACCCGTTCCAGATGATCCGCGCCGTCGGCGCACACCACCGTGAACCGGCCGTCGTCAGCGGGAATCCGGAAAACGTCACGCAGCGCGATCACGTCCGGGTTGATCTCGACCGCGTCGATCGTCGCACCGGGCAAGTGCCGGTAGCAGTACTTCGCCAGCGAACCGCCGCCGAGCCCGAGCATGCAGATGTGCGCGGGCTCGGGCTGCAGCAGCAGAAAGCCCATCATCACGCGCGTATAGCCGAGCTCGAGCCGGCCCGGATCCCGCAGCGACATGAAGCTCTGCGTGCCGAGATGGTCGAAATGCAGCGACAGCGCGTGCTGCGTCTCCAGCACGAACGGTCGGCCATCGTTCAGCGGCGTCGCCAGGAACCTGATGAACGCGTCGTAGGAAATTCGATCCTCGGCCATGAACGGGCAGTCGATTGCTGACGGTGGATTGGAGCGTGCGCGCTCAGACTTTCTTCAGGTAGCAGGCCTTCAGCATGAAGCCGCCCATGTCGGTCTTGCAGTCGACCTCGTGGTCGCCGCCGACGAGCCGGATGCTCTTGACCTTGGTGCCCATCTTAAGCGTGATCGACGAGCCCTTCACGCGCAAATCCTTGATCAGCACGACCGAGTCGCCATCCGACAGCACGTTGCCGTTGGCGTCCTTGACGACGTCGCCCGCCGGTTCGTCGCCCGTTTCGGCGCCGGCGCCGGCCGACCATTCATGGCCGCAGTCCGCGCATACGGTCAGCGTGCCGTCGGGGTAAGTGTTGTCCATCGCGCATTGCGGGCAGGCGGGGGCGGCGTTCATTGCAGCTTCCATTCAGGGGGAGTTGAGTCGTCGATAAAAAGGCCGGGCGCGCTGGCAGCGCGGCCCGGCCGGCCTGAAGGCACGCGCCGACGGATCGGCGGCCCGCCTCCGGCGCACACGGCATTATAATGCAATACACATATATTGGTTGTTGTATTATAATCAGCGTTTTCACGCCGTTCGCCGGACTTGTAGCCCGTTTCGCCGAGAATGCCGGCACATGCGCGCAGGATATCCATGCCCCGGCTGCGCTGCCGGCTTTCCGGAGTCATGCGGAAAAGCGCATTTCTCGCTTGCCTGGCACACCGCCGGCCCGGCGCCGCACACCGATCCCGACGTTCCGTCCAGAGGCTCTCCGACATCGTGGCAACCGTTGTGTACGTTGAAATCGGCGCCGCGTGGAACCGCAACCGCGGCTACGCCGCACGAGAAGCAGCCGTCGACGCGGCGCGCGGCTTCGCAAGCGACATCCTGCTGATCGCGAACGGGATCAGCAGCGATGCGAAGGACAGCGCCGCCGTCGCGGCGCTGCAGGTGCACGGCGGCACGTCCGCGCAGGTGCTGGCCACCGGCCCCGACGAGGAGGCGGCACTGCAGGCGCTGCTGCCCGTGCTGCAAGCGCGCTGACCGGCGCGCCACCCGATGTCACGGCATCCCGCCCACCCCGAATCCCCTTTTCACGAGGAAGCGATGAGCGATAACTTCACGTCCAACACCCCGAACCTGTCGGCCTCCGCCATCTGGGCGCTCGAACGTCTCGCCGACGTCCGCTACGGGCGCGATGCGCCGGCGCTCGGCTGGTCGATCGCGAGCGAACTCGTCAGCGCGGGCTTCGTCAGCCATCCCGCGCACGGCCGCTCGGGCGCGTCGATCACGGCCGAAGGCCGGACCTTCCTGAAGAACCGGAAGTAGGCCGCCAGCGGCTGCACCGCGGCCCGTCCGTGCAGGGGTTTTGCTATCATTCCGGCTCCCTGTCTTGCCGAATTGGACATGCCCGCTCGCAGCGGGCCGCCGTCGCCTGCCGTCAATCGCACGTCGTCGCTCGCCGAGGAACAGCGCCGACCGATCCGCCTGCCGGCGCGTGAACGGAACCCAACCAGCGCGGCATCGACATGCTGACGGCGTGGCCGTCCCATGCCCCCTCATCTCCGGAAACCACGATGCCGCCTGTCTCCTCCCCGCCCGTTCTCGACACGCCACGTCTCATCCTCGAAGGCCATCCGCTCGGCGACTTCGAGGCGCTCGCCACGATGTGGGCCGAGCCGAAGGTCGTCGAGCACATCTTCAACGGCGCGCCCTCCGCGCCGCGCGACTCGTGGATGCGCATGCTCGCGTATCGCGGGCTGTGGCCGCTGCTCGGCTATGGCTACTGGGCGATTCGCGAGAAGGCATCGGGCCGTTATGTCGGCGATCTCGGCTTCGCCGATTTCCACCGGCTCATCGAGCCGTCGATTCGTGGCGTGCCGGAAGCCGGCTGGGCCCTCGCGACGTGGGCGCACGGCAAGGGTTACGCGACCGAGGCGCTCTCGGCCGCGCTGGCATGGCTCGACGGGCAACACCGGTTCGAGCGCAGCGTGTGTCTCATCGCGCCGACCAACGTCGCGTCGATCCGCGTGGCGGAAAAGGCGGGTTACGGGGAGCCGGTGCAGATCCGGTTCAACGACACCGACTCGTTGCTGTTCTCGCGCGCGAGCCGATAGGCTGTTGACGACGGACAGGTTGCCGCCCGCGCGCCGCATCAACTGGCGGCGCCGGCGCGCCCTCCCTGCTCATTCCCCCGCCGGCTCATAAAGGCGCGTAAAGAGCTCGTTGTCCATCGGCCAGCAGTTGCCGCAATCATCGCGCAAGATCCAGTCGCCCGACTTTACCGAACGCCAGCCCTCCGGTGTGGCGATCGCTCGTCCGCCTTCACGGGTTTCCACCCGATCATGGTCGCCATCGGCGAACCACCGTGTTGCATCGACATAACTGATGCGTTTTCGAAATCGCATACCACCACCGAAATGTTGAGACCTGAACGGCACGTTCAAGAACGTGTCCGTGTCAATGCATGTGCGGCGCGAAACGCCGTGAAATGGATGCGCGCCACGAAGGGGATCGGGCGGCCATGACATCCGCCCCGGGCGACGGCGGCCGGGGCGCCAGCCCGGTTTCGTGCAACGCCTTGCGGCCCTCCGCGACGAGTGTCTCCAGCGTTTCCCGTGCGGTGATCGAGATCCGGATATCGATCTCCCGCATTCTGCCGATCGCCGTGTGAACCTCGTCGGGTTGATCGGGTGACAGCGCCATCAGGAATGCAGAACGTGTTTCTGCCGCCCGGACGGCCTCGCTCCAGTCGGCACTGGCAACTGCGACTTCGATCGCGTTCGTGAGTGAATCGAGACTCCGGATGATTTGAAACGGCGTCATTTCGCATTCCTGTCAAAATGTCGTACCGGCCTTACGTTTGCCTCTGGAAGGCGGAGGTGACGTCGGCATCGATTCACACGCGTCGAACCTCGGCAGTGCGTCGCCGAACGGACGCACATGGCGAGCAATGGCACGCTGTCGGTCACCGCCTTCGCATCTGGATTCCTTCGGCGGCCAGCCGGAAGCGGGTGTGCTTCATGCTCGCCACCGAATCGCCACGATTGTAAGGACCTGTCCGTTGCCCGTTTCGTAATATTTTGTAATGATATGTCGA
It includes:
- a CDS encoding ribbon-helix-helix protein, CopG family, with product METKTARLTVLIDPAKKEAFEMLCAEQDLTPSQVVRQLIREYLDRHGVTYKTKSALGKRVK
- a CDS encoding spermidine synthase, with protein sequence MAEDRISYDAFIRFLATPLNDGRPFVLETQHALSLHFDHLGTQSFMSLRDPGRLELGYTRVMMGFLLLQPEPAHICMLGLGGGSLAKYCYRHLPGATIDAVEINPDVIALRDVFRIPADDGRFTVVCADGADHLERVDVRTDVILHDAFVADGMRGRCTGAAFLAACHARLSENGVLAINFMDDDPALPEHLEQLRSIFGVSYTLVPCGDDNNFIAFAWKGGNRLPSLRILLERALACARAGELKLAATARRMKAGEGVDPQRLLMRAQPHARWEIGA
- a CDS encoding zinc ribbon domain-containing protein YjdM produces the protein MNAAPACPQCAMDNTYPDGTLTVCADCGHEWSAGAGAETGDEPAGDVVKDANGNVLSDGDSVVLIKDLRVKGSSITLKMGTKVKSIRLVGGDHEVDCKTDMGGFMLKACYLKKV
- a CDS encoding HPr family phosphocarrier protein, with translation MATVVYVEIGAAWNRNRGYAAREAAVDAARGFASDILLIANGISSDAKDSAAVAALQVHGGTSAQVLATGPDEEAALQALLPVLQAR
- a CDS encoding GNAT family N-acetyltransferase, translating into MPPVSSPPVLDTPRLILEGHPLGDFEALATMWAEPKVVEHIFNGAPSAPRDSWMRMLAYRGLWPLLGYGYWAIREKASGRYVGDLGFADFHRLIEPSIRGVPEAGWALATWAHGKGYATEALSAALAWLDGQHRFERSVCLIAPTNVASIRVAEKAGYGEPVQIRFNDTDSLLFSRASR